The Ictalurus furcatus strain D&B chromosome 23, Billie_1.0, whole genome shotgun sequence genome includes the window AATccacgttgtgtgtgtgtgtgtgtgtgtgtgtgtgtgtgagagagagagagagagagagagtgagaaatacTTATAGCATCTTTCTCACTGTATTTACACTGATCacccgtaacattaaaaccactgacaggtgaagtgaacaaCATAGAtgatctcattacagtggcacctgtcaaggggtgggatatatttattaggcagcaagtgaacagtcagttctcgaagttgatgtgttagaagcaggaaaaaggggcaagcgtaaggatctgcaCGACGCAACGCAAGttatgatggctagacgactgggtcggagcatctccaaaatggcaggtgttgtggggtgttcccagtatgcagtggttagtacctaccaaaagtggtccaaggaagtaCCACCTGTGAACCGGCAACAAAGTCATgggcccaaggctcattgatgaaTAAGAGGAAGGCTAGTCCGTTTGGTCCCTTTGACACgtatcacctacctaaacattgctgcagacaaagtacactccttcatggcaacggtattccctaaagACAGTGGGCCTCTtgcagcaggataatgcaccctgccacactgcaaaaattgttcaggattGGTGTGAGGAACATGATAGATAGTTCAAGGTGCTGACTTGGCCTCCatattccccagatctcaagcCGATCAAGCATCTCtgggatgtactggacaaaAAAGTCTgaccccacctcgcaacttacaggacttaacgGTGTCATATGATgctattttaaaagtttattttgtttactagTTGTAATAGATtagctttaatgttcaaaaaccacattatttttcacatattgtacattattgcagCATCTCTATTCCCAGCCTGTCTGAAACGCTCCGATTGAGTTCcggtttctccaaagcccctccttccaaaaaagcccagagtgctctgattggccagctgacccactgcattgtgattggtcaaaaaCCTCAAATGTGTCGCAAATGTAACACCTCTTAGCATAATCGCGAGCTTCAATTTCCAAGGTTTTTaaaacagttataaacagtaaacaatgtcGTCAGTTTTACCGTATCGGTTCGAGCCtgagtcagattcagaaaatgcggATGATCGAGCAGATCAATCGGAACCGACTTTGCAAACACGAATTATTATGGCGGGATTATGCGGATATTCCAAATTGTGACGTAGTAATATTgcggaagtaatatctggacttgGATCGAGGCGttttaggcaggtctggagcagtgttctctgttggatagaataaatccctttgtgggagactatgagctttgtaactttgcagatcttatacatgcacaaacagatacgttacacattaaaggaaaaggaaaatgtttaaaaaaagcatcatatgaccTCTTTAacggatctgctgctaacgtcttgatgccagataccacagaacaccttcagaggtcttgtggggtCGATGccttgacaggtcagagctATTTTGGTTGCACATAggggacctacacgatattaggcaggtggttttaatgttatggctgatcggtgtatatataACTATTGTGAAAATGTCCTTATGAATGAACCCAGCAGAATTTTCTTAGTCTTAGTAGTGCTTCTTTAGTCCTTGTTCCCATATTAGATGTTATTCAGACAAGAAATCTGCTCACATGGCTTTGAGAATGTCTCTGTGTTCATAACTATTGGGTTGACAATGTGTTTCAATCCTGCTTTCTGTACAGTTGTTCTATTGCAATTGAGTGCAGTaggtcagtggttttcaaagtgggggccgccagggggcctcaacaatttggtgtgcccatacCTCCCACTagaatgttttctctttctcactctcagacaaccacacacacaaccacacacacacacacacacacacacacaatcaattcctaatgtgatgtaagatgtaattattaattaaaaaaaaggggggggggtatattcagaagtctgtatttttaatgtgttttaaagacatcttgcaaaaggggggcctcggtcaaatgttaatgctatttGGGGGACCTTGCCCTGGAAATGTTTGGGAACCCTCGCATTAGGTTCTTGCCCAGTCTCACTCTGCCCTCTGGTGGTGAATGAGCCACTTTCAAGGAGAAGTTTGATGATTGTTACCAACCATTGTGTTAATACGTATAATATATGTCTATCTTGTTCCAGAAAATGAAAGCACGCCTCGCCAACAACTCCTCGAGCACTTCCTGCGTCTTCTACAGAGGTCTGATCACATGATGCATGTTGTACCAAGTCTTTTCTGTCTCATCCAGTCTTCATGTATACTCTGTCATAGCGTTCCTGTCTTTCAAATCAATGCGTAGTCACATTGAAGATATAATCAGAGAGGAAAGAAATGTTTGCTCTCTCTAACCAGTATTCAGAACTTATTTACAGTACTTATTAAGTgctttccgtgtgtgtgtgtgtgtgtgtgtgtgtgtgtgtgtgtctgtctgtctgtccaggAAAGACCCTCATGGGTTTTTTGCCTTCCCCGTGACGGACGCCATCGCACCAGGCTACTCCATGATCATCAAACACCCCATGGACTTCAGCACCATGAAGGACAAAATTGCCATGAACGAATATAAAACAGTCACCGAGTTTAAGGTATTTGGTGTATTTTTCTGATGTAAATAGTGAGCTCTAATACTTCACTTAAATTTCTAGAATTTGGTGTAATAAACATACATAGACAGGTACCTATGTTCATAGATGTATACATAAGGTCATAGACAGGTTCATAGAAAGGAACATGATACCGTAGAGGGCCCTGGATGAGGGGATCTGGATGAGGATCATAGAGGTATACAGagaagaccacagaaaggtccttAGACAGGCCAATAGAGAGATCCATAGATAGGTTCATGGACCGGTACTTTGATTCATAGACAGCTTCATACAGGTTTATCAGTTAATAGATTGgtggactttaaaaaaattaataaactgGTAACGCTGAATACGTGGATGAATTCAGTATGGGTAGatgtaggaaaataaatatagataGATTGCATGTTATAGTTGCATTAGTGGACACTGGACATTTTGCTCTTGTTAAAGATGTTGTACTGCAGAGGTGTCTCTGTGTAAGTTACTTTGACTTGTatgcaatttattttacatgGAATCTTTGCTGCTCCTGTCTTTCTGATCTTTAGGCCGACTTCAAGCTGATGTGCGACAACGCCATGGTGTATAACAGACCCGAGACAGTCTACTATAAAGCTGCTAAGAAGCTTCTCCACACTGGCTTCAAAATGATGAGCAAAGTAACACGCTGCCTATTTGTATTCAATTCTGTTTCGATTCTCCGTCATAACCATTTTTCCCACTTTCACTGCACCCTAATATTAAACTGCGCTTCTAACGCTTAGTATTTCAGCTAATAACATCACCGCGCTTGCTATGCACACGCATGATGGGCTCGGATGCTTCcacgtttatttttatttatttattttttttttttatcccatgCCAGAACCCCTTCCATTGCCCCTGCCATCGGCTTTTACGTTCCTGCACTCCCATGGTCACGGCCCGCTAAGGCCTCATGATGGAGGAGTAAACACATGGCTGCGCGGCTCTTTCTCTGCTCTGTTTGCAGGAGCGGCTGTTAGCTCTGAAGCGCAGCATGTCTTTCATGCACGACATGGATTTCTCTCAGCAGGCCGCCATTTTGGGCGACGAGGACGTGGTCGGTGAGGAACCTGTTCCAGAAGTCACCCATTTCCACACAGAGTCTGCCAAAAAATCCAAAAAGCAGCCGGTTAAAGAGCCCATAATCAGGTAAAACCCAAGTCTTGAAGAAAGGATGTTATGAATACTGCTAGTTTATAAAGTTATGGGAATAAGTGATGGTCACTGAGCTCAAtagtgtgtaggatgtgtttAATTACACAGTCATTGCAAAAGAACCTTTTAATGTAATGCAAGAGACTGTAAAGCtcacaaaatgtaaaattgcttctttttttttttaatagttcatttacagagacttgtatggccAAAATACCACATAacctaaggctaataataaagaGATACATCAGAGTTGTTATGtaatgaaaggaagaaaaaaaaacatatagttgttgatatggtacgttttctgtaaggagtctccagtgtcagtgctgcgTAATGGTAagacagagaggctggtgatgactgtttatagctgctatatcaTAAGAACATGGACGTCCCACAGcattaaatatcattttaaatggataagtagtaaataaataaattgtagtCATTGGcaaagtgctgtggtataagagaaataaaaatacttcAAGAGAtgccgttattggaaaataactcCTCCTTAACAGTAACTCCTCCTTTAATACTTCCTCAGTGATCTGTACGAGCCAGAGGGGAACGCGTGTAGCCTGACAGACAGCACAGCTGAGGAACACGTCCTGGCGCTGGTGGAGCATGCAGCAGATGAGGCCCGGGATCGCATCAACCGCTACATGCCAAACTCGAAGGTATGCGACGTCTATAAAATACTGTTCAGAAAAACAAATTGCTAACGTGCTTCCTGACgagtttctctttctttcttcttcagatAGGATACATTAAAAAGGAAGCAGATGGAGCTTTGATTTATACTGTAGTTAATCAGGATCCAGAGGCAGAAGGTACACATCACCatagacaaacacaaacatgtttctGGAACTTTTGTCACCAGAAAACTGGAGTtcccgcttttttttttttttttggcaagcAGTCAAGTAGGAATGTTTCCTTATTTGTGGTGAAACACAGAACCTGAAACGtgtaacacaaaaacacagaattaaaaataaaaaagcaaaaacgcTCGTCACAATCAATGTTTAGCTTTTTTATTCGAATGTTTTTAGAGCACAAATGCATcgcaaatgtacaaaaataattgtaattatttattgtttaattatatAGGGTGCGGTGTCACACCGTGTCTGGATAGCCCCGacaatgttctgtttattttgtcatatttttgtcAACAAGGAGTTGACAAAATTCGATTTTTTACAAACAAATTGTGATTGTTACttcattttggtttaaaaaagaaaagtaccaGAATCAGAAAATGTACCAGAAGTTCACGTTTTGGTCAGTTCTTGTTTTTTAGATATGGATTTGGGAAAAAACGCCTATGTGTACTTTTACATTGCTTGAATCCAAGTACTCTTCCAATCCAAATCCTTCTTATTTCTAAACTGCAATATTTTACAGATGAAGAGATCCATACTGTAGATTTAAGCTCTCTATCCAATAAGCTCTTACCTGGCCTTACGACGTTGGGATTCAAAGATGACCGGAGACACAAGGGTAATTAGTCCAAAGCGCTCACCTTTATGCGCACTGCTTATGTTTGCTACACGGTTTTGatttcattctcttttttttccacccatCTGTGTTCAGTGACGTTCCTGAGTAGCGCGTACAACACTCAGACGTTGCAGAACAACTCCATCTACCCGGACCTGCTTCCTGAGGAGATGGATATGCTGTACTCGGCTTATGGAGACGAGACAGGGGTACAGTGCGCGCTCAGGTTTGCCATCAACACTCACAATCTATCATCTACTATGAAGGGAAAACCTGtatattctctttttttaaatttgtatttaacCAAGAAGTCCCTTGAGATTAAATCTCTTTACCCTATAGAACAACCATCTAGAGCAAGAATCATAACTGCTGCTCATCGGTAATAGAAGATTACACAAATAAGAAGGGAGTTTTCCCCATATagctttgtaaataaaaaatatcccGATGTTGCTGTCTCCTTAAACTTAACAGTGTCTATGCAGTCTATACAGCGAAGTATAGAGGAACTAGCATGCATATAAATAATAGCTTCACAATCAAGAGCGCTTAAAAAAGTGGCCTGAACATGAGTTCTCCTAACTGCTCAATTAAAACATGCCCTCTTATGATAATAAAATCCCATCCTAACCTTCAGCTTCTTCATTAAATGTGCAACGTGCACTTTAAACGTAAGCCTATCGTCCAGCCAAACATCCAAGCATTTGTAAGATGATATTTTATCAGTTGATTCACCTACGAAAGTATGAATACCTACAATGTCGGCCAAaaatttttgtttagttttgatcGAGAATTTACCTGAGATTCGAAAATCTGAAGCTATGATCATTTCAATCCGAACGGGCCCTTCAATAAAGGAAGAACATAGGCTGCTTTCCACATATTAGGAATAGTATTTGTCTGAAGACTCAAATCGAAAACTTTGCGCAATAGGCTCAGTAATAAAATCAGCTGCAAGCTTCAGAAGATAAGGATCCAGATTGTCTGGTCCAGACGACTGTTTTGAATCGGTAGCTTTCAAAGCTTTACAGATCTCCACACTAGAGAGGTCTAAATACAAAGGGGTTCATAAATACATCGTTTTACCTCGGATGGGTAATGTTTATGGTTATCGTGTGCATTTTCCGAACTACGAGGCGTGATGTGTATATTTTCATTCTTGCGTTGGTCTGATTGCAATGTGATCGTTTGCAAAACTTTTTTTCGatacacacgctacacagtAATTAGTTTGGTACTATAAATAATTTGTAGGTTTCACAGTGAATGAAAAAGCTGTACCATGGGCTCCATGTTAAACATGCGTAAGGACTCAAATCGGTTGAAAAGTGACTTTTAGTTACATGGCAGCGTCTTCGCTGAAAAATTTTCATGATGTAAATCCCCAGGTCTTTCATGTGGGGTTTTCTCACATGACCCCAAGCTTAAACCCTTCACCTCACCTGATGTCAGAAACGTTTCAAAATTTTCAACTTCGGATGCTCCATTGTTACCAAaacgaagcaaaaaaaaaaagagcaagtgGTAGCCAAGTGTGAAAGCTGCCTCACACATATGTTGTGTACTAAAAACAAGACTGTAGCAAAGTCATCTAAACTACACCAAATCTAATGGGAGAAACACTTGACTGCATCAATCGGGGTGACTGAAACGTCATTTTAGAGGCAGGACAAGCATTTGGACTGATACCCAAGTGCGGGATGTTTTCACTTTTAGGACATGGGATTAAAAAACAGTCCTGAGTGCAAACATTATGTAATCATGCATGGTACAACTAGGACAGCAAGGTGACTTGGTAACTATATGGTATATGTTGTAACTATAGGTCGTGTAATATAATAAGCCTTTTTATCGATGCTGATCTTGCCGTTCTGTGGAGTTAGTTTGtactgtgtagtgtgtatagatATTGTATTGTTCAAGTTAATGCTAACTCATTACTCCTGTCTTTTATTTGTCAAACTATTACATTTTATGTGGTTGTGTGTATGAATATTATCTCGGCATCTCTGcagatgtgtgatgtgatgtttaaTGCAATATGTGCATGTACAGCCTCCAGGAGTTTGTGAAGGATTGTGGCAGTTTTACCAAGAGGCTCGTCGATGATCTGTTGGATAAAATGACCAGCACTGATCACTCCAAGGCCATCTTTCAAATCCGACAGGTACCTGGGAACATTTCTGGGAACAGCAACAGTTTAGCCAAAATGTAGCCAACTAAAACATTTGGTGTCTGGAGTATCCTTCTTTAGTTGTGCACTAGAGCAGCGTGACTTAcaaggagaaaaataaagggAGCTAAGGTTACCACTGCTAGGTTTGTCCTTTTCATTGCACGCCAAACCAAGATGCGTGGATCGGTATCTCAGACAGACTGTGGTTCCTCATGCCTGTATGACTAAAAGATTGATGAATAAATGCCTCGGAGCTTAAAACAGTAGTGGTAGCCATCTTTTGGAAGCCAGCAAAAATTAATTTGATCCTACAGGACATCCTCATGCAAGACATCCCTTCCATGTATTTTTACCTACTGAACTGATCTATCACTACTCCTTAGGGAACACTAGGCCATTCATACAACCATCGGTCGCACCAAAAAACATCAGTTGTTCtttttatcagttttttttttttttttaacttttctaTTACATACATTTGCTCTTCTTACACTAATGCAATTTATATATTATGCATTGTATTGTCTGATATTTGCTTAAACTGACCTGTATAAGATTAATTTTGTGTAACGGCTTCTCTAGAACGTAAAacatcttcattcattcatttgtgcaCCATGCAATGAAACCAAACCACTTCCTTGCTCAGCATATTTTTTGGTATCACTCCACATGAGCTTCACACACAGGTGTATCTTGGTGTGGCCCCAAGTTTGAAGGCGGCAGTGTGCATAAGAATACATTcggatgatgatgaagatatCACTCCGAAAGGATTCGAGTATTTAATTTTTGTGCTGCTATTCTTGAGGAGTTAAGCGATCGCTTTTGAGGCAAGTGTGCGCTAATTGATTTAGATATGCGAACAGAGGTTTTAAGCCTTTATTACTttctccagtgcaaaactaaatcTGAAATCAGTTTTGGACATCAAACTTGTTTTGCTGATCTACTACGTTTGGTTAATAAGGGGGCGTGGTGATAAAATTGTGTTAACTTTAATGAAATACTGATTTGCCTTTTCAGAAAAGAAACCTGCCAGTGGATGAAGCCAAGTCTGCTTTATGTGATATGCAGGTAATGCTGCTTGCATTACAACAGAGAATGATGAAGAATGTGTTGTCTACACGTTTTTGTATCCATGAGTGATGAAGGCATGTGAGAGGGTGAAACAGAGCCTCCTGTGCTACTCCCAATGTTTTTTATGGCGCCTATTAActtcacattcattcattcattcattcaaaggAGCACCGACATACAAACTGTTACACCTACAGCTGTAGAACATTATAAATTAATCTAAGGCCTGCCCAGTAGTCCTTTATGTACATATCATATTCGTATAACATGACTGGATTTGCATATGTGTAGCAGTTGCAAAAAACGTGTCCTAATTTATGCCAATATTAAGCCAATAAATGCAAAGTTTTCAGTAGGTGACAACAACCAAAAGATCAATTGTATGTGGACAATTATcaaactgtttttctgttttctactGTTATTAAGTCTGTTATGGCAGACTAACCATGCTTACTCACTTTGTGATGTCAGAGTGCAGATGAAGCCATGATGGACAGTGGATCAGTGCTGGACTTTATGAGCCTTAGGAATTACCCAGACATGACCCTGGACATGCTCAACCCTCTGGGTAAGTCTTTTCATGTCTTTTCAACTTTCAATGCAGAAAGAACAACCGAGCAGCTTGAGGCAGTGTCGAATACATTCCCtcgtcattttttcccccattctgtaGCAGGGAAATCTGTGAAGAAGGAGCCCGAGCATGAGGACGGCCACCAACACTTTGACGACACGGCCAAGCTGCTGCAGGAATTCCAGGATGCAGCAGTGGACAGGGTCGGATCCAGACCTTCCTCcaatctctcctctctctccaaTGCCTCCGAGCGAGACCAGCACCATTTAGGTAACACACGCCgctgaaaagaaaacatgactcATTGCTTAGTAAAAGTGTTAagaatttcttttgtttattgagCACCTTTAAGACTCAGGGTTGCTAAGTGGTAAGATGAGTAAAGCTTATAGGAAAAGAATTGAGATAttggtatgtttttgtttgggtttgaAAGAAgattgaaagaaaaacagagtaTAGGGCCTGTATCTTTCCTTCTGGGATGATACAATTTCAATTCACCAAGAATGGTAGGCATGGACACCACTGAAACTGGAAGTTTCAACCACAGAGGCCAGACCTCattcactaagactgacaggCAGATAGGCTACATCTCCTTGTTGTTCATAGATCCTGATCACAAGGAGATTGCGGAATGGTGTCGTGCCTTtagtcacaatttttttttttttttttttgtggaatgtGTGTAATCAAATCAAAACTCCTACACACAAAGCATATGAAAAGTCATTGTGATATCAGTGATTAATGTTTACTGATTAACTGTGGCATTGTAGTTGTTGTTTAATCTGTGCTAAAGAGGTAGAATGACTTGTTTTTACTTCCTCTGTGAGCAGGAAGCTCACCTAACATGGGTGTTGGAGACCAGGCGGAGATGGTTCACGACCCCTATGAGTTTCTGCAGTCTCCAGAGCCGGACTCGGGCACCAGCTGACATGTGAAGCGTTTCTCTGTGTAAATGGACTGACTGAGTGCTGTGTGATTATGtgcttgtgtctgtgtgcttgTACAGATTAGCTGCACTGGgtgtcactttttctttttttttctttttttacaataaatgcTCCTCTTGAGTTTGTATTTgccttttgtatttatttgggtCTGTcctcaaacacttttttttgtttgtttgtttttttcagactgGATGATAAAGTAACAAGACAATGTGGAATACCTGTAACTATCCGTAGGGCAATATTGTTTTCTGTAAGGTTTTCGATAACATTGATTATCACATTGTATTATATAAGTCATTAAAACAGATAACAGGAATAATGATAATTTTAGCCAGAATGGGTGGTAACACCTACCTCTAATTAAGTTCATTCACAATTTAGtgctttttttatgtaaatatttagataaaaattatataatattcacACTTACCAACGTTTGTTAGTTGCACTCACAAGTACTAACAATAGATCAGCCAGCAGGTTGGTAATTTATTAGccatttaattatcatttgcGCTTACAGGGCGCACGCTGTAGCGACTGCGCTTGCGCAAGGAGGACGGTTAAGTACTGATGGGAATTTCGgatcttttcagtgagtcagatcattttcctcgactcaccaataagagtcgactcttttgacTCCCGAAagacttttctctctctctccgaaaCCAGACATTTTAGGATATTTTGACCAGTTATTGCTCAGACTTGTGTATATACTGTTGAATGAAATCGCACTCTTCCTTCTAATTtacaaaatgtcattatttcgcattgttgtttttttaaaaaatacgtTTTAAAACAGTAATGAATCGTGTGTGCCTTCACGAACACCAATTCATTAATGTTATTGTGCCTCTTGCATTTGCTGAAAATTCGGCTGTATTTAGCGAGGTAATTATgaagattattttaaaattcaagCTACTTGAATTAATGTTTAGCGCAGTGGTGCAGcaaaagaattttttaaaaatctttcacGCGGGACTCGACTCTCAACGTTCACCAaaaagagtcgactcgttcaaacgacacatcactagtaTCCAGGCGACTCTGTTTCACCTGAGGAGGCTGAAAACTCTGTAACTTCTTCAACTCTACCTGCAACACGTATGGGAAGTTATTGTGAGCATTTAAAGGTGTTCTTTGTGTACAATGTTCATTCTTGAGCGGATCTGGACtaaactgaacatttctgcttttattttttagttaatAACCCAACTCTGGATAATACTGTGAATGGGACTTTATCGAACTGAAGACTATGGAACCGCTAAAGTTTTCTAGGATATAGGATATATCCACGAATTATTTCATATGAAATGCTAAGAAAATTATAAAATGACGAACgtaagtaaaacatttttttctgtgtaactTTATAGGCCATTTTGGTGCTTATTTGCAGTATATCCAACTGTAAACATGTGATAAActtactggaataaagttggcttgtcgttggacgttcgatattcgcggatatttggaaattaagggaccgtctctaaagttacacacgacattgttaaacacgtttctaacttcaatagcatttgaagggaatgacttacagtcatataaccaactctAAAGTAGtatgacacacaccttttagatttctgatgTTTAACAATAGGTGTCTGAACATtgtacagttggttgtgtgactgtacatcattcccttcaaatgctattgaagttagaaacgtgtttaacaatgtcgtatgtaactttagagacggtcccttaatttcagcatatccgcgaatatcgaacgtccaactacaagccaactttattccagtgatAAACGTTAtctcacaaaaaataaaacaataatatcgccatatatatatatatatatatatatatatatatatatatatatatatatatcaactaAAAATCTAAGAATAATGGTGATAAATGCATTTGTAGATAAAAAGAGCTGTAGTTGAATGATGAAGTTATAGCctgtttgctcatatttatatttccatAAAGTTAGTTCACGCGCTGTAAACCGTTGCTAGGATTCAGGGCCTCATTTGCATGTGGTACAGTTGGACTAAACGcctcaggtttaaaaaaaaaaaaagaaaaaaaagtagtacAGCTGGAAGACAAACACAGGTGAAATGGACGTTAAATACAGGTACAACACTAATACAAACGAAATAGTAACTTTAACAAAGGTAAGAAACAGGTACAATGTTGATAAATGTCAGTTACTACAGGTAAAAGTGCCAAATGACAGGTAAAAATATTAGAAAAGTAAAAAGCGGACTACACACAGCTAAAACACTAATATAGGCAGTAAGAGATAAATGAAAAGATAGACTAAACACAGGCATGAATGTAATTAATGCGATAAAGGCAGAAGGTAGACTGTTGCAGGTCGGAAGTTGGTCGAACACAGCAGAAGATAAGCGAAACATGGGTACAAGAATAATACAGGCAAAATGAAGCACATGGAgggtcaacacacacacacgaagagGACTACAggggaaatgttttgtttttaaactaaccTAGGTTACAACAGGTAGACTAATAGAAGTAAAAAATGAATACGGATCAATACAGGTAAATGGTAGACCAAATTATGCAGGAAAAACACAAGTAAAAGATGGACtaaacacagagaaagagacagtacGTGACTGACTGATATAGCTTGGACGTGGACCAAACATAGGCAGAAGATTAATCAAAGTAAAAGGTATGCTAAATGAAGATGAAAtagtattaaaataatattaggTCTAATTTTACTacagataaaatataaaggCAGGTGATACAGATTTAATGCAAGTTAAACACAACTAAAAAGATGTATAGAAGTCAAAGGAAGACTAAGCACATAGAAAACATAGAGTAATACAGGTAAAAGACTGATACAGGTACATGGTGGACTAAACACCGGCCCGACTCAGCAGGAGCGTACTACATGCCAGGAGATTTGTGGTTATATTTGCTAGGCAACCCAATTACTTTGCTCATTTTCCACATCGACTGGCACAAAGAGCTCCTCCCAACAGTTAAACAAGTCTCTCTTTAATCACGTTGCTTAGTTGACTTGTACAACAAACCTGGGTTGAAATTTTGTTCCGCGTAGAAAATCAAGTTCATAAAGTGAAAGCACTCATGGATGAGGTAGTAACCTGTCATAATCCTAGGCATGTGTACATAAACACAATCAGCTATATCGTGAAGCTGTGGAGGACATGTTTCTGACAAGGACATTCTTCG containing:
- the brd9 gene encoding bromodomain-containing protein 9 isoform X2, which encodes MGKKHKKYKPEWRTVDGDYEDQPLDKPLKLVLKVGGSEVTELSGSGHDSSYYDDRSDHERERHKEKKKKKKKKSEKEKDKHVDDDERRRRKEEKKKKREREQLETTTSAPVEPFTLTKPVEQVVVEERKRKREKFEVEAEEFHPSVKVELETQADRPVRACRTQQENESTPRQQLLEHFLRLLQRKDPHGFFAFPVTDAIAPGYSMIIKHPMDFSTMKDKIAMNEYKTVTEFKADFKLMCDNAMVYNRPETVYYKAAKKLLHTGFKMMSKQAAILGDEDVVGEEPVPEVTHFHTESAKKSKKQPVKEPIISDLYEPEGNACSLTDSTAEEHVLALVEHAADEARDRINRYMPNSKIGYIKKEADGALIYTVVNQDPEAEDEEIHTVDLSSLSNKLLPGLTTLGFKDDRRHKVTFLSSAYNTQTLQNNSIYPDLLPEEMDMLYSAYGDETGVQCALSLQEFVKDCGSFTKRLVDDLLDKMTSTDHSKAIFQIRQKRNLPVDEAKSALCDMQSADEAMMDSGSVLDFMSLRNYPDMTLDMLNPLAGKSVKKEPEHEDGHQHFDDTAKLLQEFQDAAVDRVGSRPSSNLSSLSNASERDQHHLGSSPNMGVGDQAEMVHDPYEFLQSPEPDSGTS
- the brd9 gene encoding bromodomain-containing protein 9 isoform X1, which produces MGKKHKKYKPEWRTVDGDYEDQPLDKPLKLVLKVGGSEVTELSGSGHDSSYYDDRSDHERERHKEKKKKKKKKSEKEKDKHVDDDERRRRKEEKKKKREREQLETTTSAPVEPFTLTKPVEQVVVEERKRKREKFEVEAEEFHPSVKVELETQADRPVRACRTQQENESTPRQQLLEHFLRLLQRKDPHGFFAFPVTDAIAPGYSMIIKHPMDFSTMKDKIAMNEYKTVTEFKADFKLMCDNAMVYNRPETVYYKAAKKLLHTGFKMMSKERLLALKRSMSFMHDMDFSQQAAILGDEDVVGEEPVPEVTHFHTESAKKSKKQPVKEPIISDLYEPEGNACSLTDSTAEEHVLALVEHAADEARDRINRYMPNSKIGYIKKEADGALIYTVVNQDPEAEDEEIHTVDLSSLSNKLLPGLTTLGFKDDRRHKVTFLSSAYNTQTLQNNSIYPDLLPEEMDMLYSAYGDETGVQCALSLQEFVKDCGSFTKRLVDDLLDKMTSTDHSKAIFQIRQKRNLPVDEAKSALCDMQSADEAMMDSGSVLDFMSLRNYPDMTLDMLNPLAGKSVKKEPEHEDGHQHFDDTAKLLQEFQDAAVDRVGSRPSSNLSSLSNASERDQHHLGSSPNMGVGDQAEMVHDPYEFLQSPEPDSGTS
- the brd9 gene encoding bromodomain-containing protein 9 isoform X3; this translates as MGKKHKKYKPEWRTVDGDYEDQPLDKPLKLVLKVGGSEVTELSGSGHDSSYYDDRSDHERERHKEKKKKKKKKSEKEKDKHVDDDERRRRKEEKKKKREREQLETTTSAPVEPFTLTKPVEQVVVEERKRKREKFEVEAEEFHPSVKVELETQADRPVRACRTQQENESTPRQQLLEHFLRLLQRKDPHGFFAFPVTDAIAPGYSMIIKHPMDFSTMKDKIAMNEYKTVTEFKADFKLMCDNAMVYNRPETVYYKAAKKLLHTGFKMMSKAAILGDEDVVGEEPVPEVTHFHTESAKKSKKQPVKEPIISDLYEPEGNACSLTDSTAEEHVLALVEHAADEARDRINRYMPNSKIGYIKKEADGALIYTVVNQDPEAEDEEIHTVDLSSLSNKLLPGLTTLGFKDDRRHKVTFLSSAYNTQTLQNNSIYPDLLPEEMDMLYSAYGDETGVQCALSLQEFVKDCGSFTKRLVDDLLDKMTSTDHSKAIFQIRQKRNLPVDEAKSALCDMQSADEAMMDSGSVLDFMSLRNYPDMTLDMLNPLAGKSVKKEPEHEDGHQHFDDTAKLLQEFQDAAVDRVGSRPSSNLSSLSNASERDQHHLGSSPNMGVGDQAEMVHDPYEFLQSPEPDSGTS